Genomic window (Sediminispirochaeta smaragdinae DSM 11293):
CGTTCTGTGGATGAGCTTCGACGCCTGATATTCGCTCCCAGCGAGGAGCTCTCTCTGGAAGAAAGCAGAATACGCCTCATTCCCATTCATATCAACCGATCTCCGGTATTGGCCCCTCTTTCGACCCTCGATCCGGACACGGCAAAACGCCTGGGGCTCGATGTCACCCTCTGCGGTAAACGGGCGGCAAAACTTGCCGAAGCATCCCTCCTGACACAGAAAATCATGGAAGTTTTCCGAAGGGATGAGGCGGAGATACGACGCGACCCCGAGCTTGAAATTTACTCTGGAGGCTTTTTTAGCGATGCGGACCGCCAGAGAATGGAACGCTTTCGCGAACTTTCACCGGAAGCCATGTTGAAACGTCGGGGAGATTTTTACGACCGCAGGCTACCGGAGCTGGCCTGGCGTTTTGTCTGCCGAAACCATTCCGAAATCCTTGACGAAAACGAACGCAAGAAATGGAAAAGTTTTTGTGCAGGACGTCTTCTTTTCCCGCCGGAACGTCTTATTAATGATTTTGCTTTTTTTAAACGAAAGGTAAAAGAACTCTCCGGGGATACCAATCTTCCGGCTGGAGACAAAAAAATCATCAAAAAGCTCGCCGAATGGGCGACGATCATCGAAGTAGATGTATTGAGCTACGAGGGGTGATAGCTCTTTTGGGCGTTCCCCTCGCTCCTCGCTCGGGTCAGTCGGCTCCGGGGTCCGCTTTCGCTCCCGTCCTCGGCTCATCGCCTCGGACCGCCTGCGGCGCCCTTCGCCTCCTTAACGCATCGGTCAAGATCAGTGAATAACCAGGGGGAGTGGCCTCTACACTCATCGCCGGCATATTTCTCTCCCCCCTCACAGCCACAGACCTGTTTATCTTCCTAAAAAAGCCGATGGCCGGTTTGTCACCAGCCATCAGGAAAGTCCGATTCATGCAGTTACTATACCAAACAGAAGCCCTGCCGTCGTAGAAAGTACTACAACGAGAAGAACATACACCAGGGTTTTTTTGGCCCCCAACTCGCCACCGATGACAAGCATTGAGGGAAGAGAGAGGGAGGGCCCTGCCAGCAGCAATGCCAGTGCCGGGCCCTGGCCCATTCCCGATCCAAGGAGGCCCTGAACAATGGGGACCTCGGTCAGGGTCGCAAAATACATGAAGGCTCCGCTTACGGCTGCAATGAGGTTCGAGGAAAGCGAATTGCCGCCGACAAGAGAGGCGACCCACTTTGTGGGTATAAGGGCATCGTGGCCCGGCCTTCCGAGCAGGAAACCTGCTATAAGAACTCCTCCGAAGAGATACGGAAGTATCTGAAGAGAAAAATCGCGGGTAGCTATTCCCCAGATGCGTATATCTTCTTTACTAAACCACCTGACGAGGGAAAAGAGCAGTAACAGAGCAAAGGCCGCCGTTATCAGATATTTATAGCGGAAGATGAGGTCCCAGGCAGTGCTGCCGCCCTTGGAGGAAGCCCAATTGACAAAGACCAGGATCCCGATCATCGAGATCATATAGACTATCATCTGTCCCAGGGTGCGCCCCTCTTTGCCCCCGTCGTAACGAAACATCCGCTCGTCGGAAAGGCGCTCCTCATCCTCCTTTCGGAAAAGCATCTGCATGATCATGCCGATAAGGATCGAGAAGAGTACCGCACCGATCATCCGTGCCACACCAATCTGCCAGCCGAAAATCTTATAGGAAAGGACAATGGCAAGAATGTTTACCGCCGGTCCGGAATAGAGAAAACTCACCGCAGGGCCTAGGCCTGCACCCTTTTTATAGATGCCTTTGAAGAGAGGCAAAACCGTGCAGGAGCATACTGCAAGGATTGCCCCGGACACAGCGGCCACACCATAGGCAACAAGCTTCGGGGCCCTTGGGCCAAGATATCGGATCACCGCCCGCTGGTTCAGAAAAACCGTTATGGCCCCGGCAATGAACATGGCGGGAACCAAACAGAGCAAGACATGATCACGCGCGTATTCCCCCAGCATCGAAAAGGCCTCAACCAGCGCCCGGGATACCCGAAGAGAGTCAAAGGGGATAAAATAGGCGGCAAGGAAAACCCCGAAGACGAGAAACAAAGCCTTGTTCGGGCCAAGCTCTTTGTGCGCCATGCTATTTTCCTCCTCTCCCTGCTTCCGCACGGATAAGATCGATAATCTTCTCACTGGATAGGATCGACCCGCTGTTCTTGACGTCCCCGTCGATTGCAATCGCAGGGGTCATCATCACCCCCATCTCCATGATCTCATCAGTACTGGTGACCTTCTCGATCTCCACATCCATACCAAGTTCCGCTACGGCCTGCCGCGCGTTTGCCTCAAGGGCCTTACATTTTGGACATCCGGATCCCAAAATCTGAATTTTCATACACACCTCCATAAGGGTTATCATTCAATGTTTCAAAATTATGAAACTTTGAAAAAACAAAGTCAAGGGATTATTGACAAAGTTTCCACATATGGAAACAATATCATCAGGAAAGGAAGAATGATGACAGAGGAAGAAAGAGTTCGTTGCGAATTACGGGCCCATATGTTCAAAGCCCTTGCCCACCCCCTGCGGATTTTCATGTTGGAAAAGCTGAAAGAACGTCAATGGTGCGTGTGCGAGCTGGCGGAAGAGCTTGGTATGCATAAGTCGACCGTTTCCAAATACCTCACCCAATTGAAAGAAGCCGGTTTGGTGGATGATCAGAAAGAGGGAACCCTCGTCAAATATCATCTCACAGCCCCCTGTGTACTTGATCTGGCCGCATGTGCGGAAAACGCGGTCCTGCGGAACAGGAAAAAGCAGCTGGGGCTTTCGTGATCTTTTATGAATCGGAACGAACTTTAGGCGATCGTTCGTAAGAGGGGCAGATGTGACCGGTGGCCCGAAAGACCACAACGCTCGGAAGCAGACGACTTTTAACACCGAATACACTGCAACTGCGGGGAAAGCGGGGGTCCCAGGTAACGGAAAAATAGCGGCAGCTGAGGCAATCGGGATGCTTCCGCCCCTCAGCCATCAGCTTCCTCCGTCCCATGAGGCT
Coding sequences:
- a CDS encoding permease → MAHKELGPNKALFLVFGVFLAAYFIPFDSLRVSRALVEAFSMLGEYARDHVLLCLVPAMFIAGAITVFLNQRAVIRYLGPRAPKLVAYGVAAVSGAILAVCSCTVLPLFKGIYKKGAGLGPAVSFLYSGPAVNILAIVLSYKIFGWQIGVARMIGAVLFSILIGMIMQMLFRKEDEERLSDERMFRYDGGKEGRTLGQMIVYMISMIGILVFVNWASSKGGSTAWDLIFRYKYLITAAFALLLLFSLVRWFSKEDIRIWGIATRDFSLQILPYLFGGVLIAGFLLGRPGHDALIPTKWVASLVGGNSLSSNLIAAVSGAFMYFATLTEVPIVQGLLGSGMGQGPALALLLAGPSLSLPSMLVIGGELGAKKTLVYVLLVVVLSTTAGLLFGIVTA
- a CDS encoding thioredoxin family protein, giving the protein MKIQILGSGCPKCKALEANARQAVAELGMDVEIEKVTSTDEIMEMGVMMTPAIAIDGDVKNSGSILSSEKIIDLIRAEAGRGGK
- a CDS encoding ArsR/SmtB family transcription factor; this translates as MMTEEERVRCELRAHMFKALAHPLRIFMLEKLKERQWCVCELAEELGMHKSTVSKYLTQLKEAGLVDDQKEGTLVKYHLTAPCVLDLAACAENAVLRNRKKQLGLS